The proteins below are encoded in one region of Halocatena salina:
- a CDS encoding YeaH/YhbH family protein → MGLRDDLERYREVGEERRQDLAEFIQYGDLGQSLPDEIHIPIKIVDLPAFEYDQRDQGGVGQGQDGAPDVGDPVGQPQPGDGDEDGEPGEEGGEHEYYEMDPEEFAQELDDELGLDLEPKGKRVVEEKEGEYTDITRTGPASTLDFDRLFKSGLKRKLAMDFDEEYVRAVLKVDGMGPQAVFEWARGENIPVSRAWIEDAYAGLTQTERSEYESIEAMEAAVDRTPTATRIREEGIEDIPFRREDERYRYPETIEEKERNVVVVNIRDVSGSMREKKRELVERTFTPLDWYLTGKYDNAEFIYIAHDADAWEVSREEFFGIRSGGGTRISSAYELAAQLLEEYPWSDWNRYVFAAGDSENSSNDTSERVIPMMQAIDANLHAYVETQPSGNAINATHAEEVERHFGESESVAVAYVTSPGDIVNAIYTILSTESNE, encoded by the coding sequence ATGGGACTGAGAGACGACTTAGAACGGTATCGCGAGGTCGGTGAGGAGCGCCGCCAAGACCTCGCGGAGTTCATTCAGTACGGCGATCTCGGCCAGAGCCTCCCCGATGAGATCCACATTCCGATCAAGATCGTCGATCTACCAGCCTTCGAGTACGACCAGCGCGATCAGGGCGGCGTCGGCCAAGGCCAAGACGGTGCTCCCGACGTGGGCGATCCCGTCGGTCAACCCCAACCCGGCGACGGTGACGAAGACGGTGAGCCGGGTGAGGAGGGTGGTGAACACGAGTATTACGAGATGGATCCCGAGGAGTTCGCCCAAGAACTCGACGACGAACTCGGGTTGGATCTCGAACCGAAGGGCAAGCGGGTCGTCGAAGAAAAGGAGGGTGAGTACACCGATATCACCCGGACGGGACCGGCCAGTACACTCGATTTCGACCGGCTGTTCAAATCCGGTCTCAAGCGCAAGCTGGCGATGGATTTCGACGAGGAGTACGTTCGTGCGGTACTGAAAGTCGATGGGATGGGACCACAAGCGGTGTTCGAGTGGGCACGCGGAGAGAACATCCCGGTCTCGCGGGCGTGGATCGAAGACGCGTACGCGGGATTGACACAGACAGAGCGCTCCGAATACGAGAGCATCGAGGCGATGGAGGCAGCGGTCGATCGGACTCCGACTGCCACTCGGATCCGAGAGGAAGGGATCGAAGACATCCCGTTCCGGCGCGAGGACGAACGGTACCGGTACCCAGAAACCATCGAGGAAAAGGAGCGCAACGTCGTCGTGGTGAACATCCGTGACGTATCCGGATCGATGCGGGAGAAAAAGCGGGAGTTGGTCGAGCGGACGTTCACGCCACTCGATTGGTATCTGACGGGAAAATACGACAACGCCGAATTCATCTACATCGCTCACGACGCCGACGCATGGGAGGTTTCCCGCGAGGAGTTCTTCGGCATTCGCTCGGGTGGTGGGACGCGCATTTCGAGCGCGTACGAGTTGGCGGCACAGCTCCTCGAAGAGTATCCCTGGAGCGATTGGAATCGGTACGTGTTCGCGGCGGGCGATTCGGAGAACTCCTCGAACGATACCTCCGAGCGGGTTATCCCGATGATGCAAGCGATCGACGCGAATCTTCACGCCTATGTCGAAACACAGCCCAGTGGGAACGCGATCAACGCGACACACGCCGAAGAGGTCGAGCGACATTTCGGAGAGAGCGAATCCGTGGCGGTCGCGTACGTGACCAGTCCGGGGGACATCGTAAATGCCATCTACACCATCTTGAGCACCGAGAGCAATGAGTAA
- a CDS encoding SpoVR family protein, with protein sequence MSKPSTDRADKQRIAEELKPVVREAHALAGKLGLDPYPVNYWIVDYDEMNSLVAYNGFQERYPHWRWGMTYDQQRKQRQFLGGKAYELVNNDSPAHAFLQESNAMADQKAVITHVAAHADFFANNQWYGLFTDDPNAARMLASHADTIESYMDDPEIDREAVEKWIDNVLCLEDCIDQHQPFSTVDDWLDETPSEADINEKLEELDLSEEVLGQVFDEEWLDQQRETEGVTSFPIEPEHDLISFLRTHGMGYDEDAEKAVEFEDWQREIMELLRREAYYFAPQKMTKVLNEGWAAYWESIMMGEEGFAAENEFIHYADHQAKVLGSPGFNPYKLGKELWEYVENVTNRREVVEHLLRIEGVTWRNFHDTVDLDDVLESLDPDPIVDRVASETLDQLDPADPRVDVDGLERAKAGEIDVDRFPWKVLTYDGIAERHYSLAKPQNRGFLAQITQNDVERIARYMFDDARYASIEEALENVDYRAGWNRMYEIRESHNDVTFLDEFLTQEFVEEHGYFTYEYMETTEDYRVTSTDVEDVKKKLMLQFSNFGKPTVVVEDGNYNNRNELLLSHQYNGVMLDVEQAHQVLKRVFKLWGHPVNLKTIVKELSENDIEVARRRDSEPTPEETGKLLRYDGENLSITDLPWKEVEHLAATDVDYDTKPDEWLA encoded by the coding sequence ATGAGTAAGCCATCGACAGACAGAGCGGACAAACAGCGCATTGCAGAGGAACTCAAGCCAGTCGTGCGCGAAGCCCACGCGCTCGCAGGAAAGCTCGGTCTCGATCCGTATCCGGTGAACTACTGGATCGTCGATTACGACGAGATGAACTCACTCGTGGCGTACAACGGGTTCCAAGAACGGTATCCCCACTGGCGGTGGGGGATGACCTACGACCAACAGCGCAAACAGCGCCAGTTTCTGGGTGGGAAGGCCTACGAGCTGGTCAACAACGACAGCCCGGCGCACGCCTTCTTGCAGGAATCGAACGCCATGGCTGATCAGAAGGCGGTAATCACCCACGTTGCAGCTCACGCAGATTTCTTCGCCAACAACCAGTGGTACGGGCTGTTCACCGACGACCCGAACGCAGCCCGAATGCTCGCCAGCCACGCCGACACCATCGAGTCCTACATGGATGATCCGGAGATCGACCGCGAGGCAGTCGAAAAATGGATCGATAACGTGCTCTGCTTGGAAGATTGTATCGATCAACACCAGCCGTTCTCGACGGTCGATGATTGGTTGGATGAGACGCCGTCCGAGGCCGACATCAACGAGAAGCTAGAAGAACTCGACCTGAGTGAGGAGGTGCTCGGACAGGTGTTTGACGAGGAGTGGCTAGACCAACAGCGCGAAACCGAGGGCGTCACCTCCTTCCCCATCGAGCCGGAACACGATCTCATCTCGTTTCTACGCACCCACGGGATGGGGTACGACGAGGACGCAGAGAAGGCAGTCGAGTTCGAAGATTGGCAGCGCGAGATCATGGAACTGCTCCGCCGAGAGGCGTACTACTTCGCCCCCCAAAAGATGACCAAGGTGCTCAACGAGGGATGGGCTGCATACTGGGAGTCGATCATGATGGGCGAAGAGGGATTTGCGGCCGAAAACGAGTTCATTCATTACGCCGACCACCAGGCGAAGGTGCTCGGATCGCCCGGCTTCAATCCGTACAAACTGGGCAAAGAGCTGTGGGAGTACGTCGAGAATGTGACTAACCGTCGTGAGGTGGTCGAGCACCTGCTCCGGATCGAGGGCGTGACGTGGCGGAACTTCCACGATACGGTCGATCTCGATGACGTGTTGGAATCGCTCGATCCCGATCCGATCGTGGATCGAGTAGCAAGCGAGACGCTCGACCAACTCGATCCAGCGGATCCTCGCGTCGATGTCGACGGACTCGAACGGGCCAAAGCGGGCGAGATCGACGTCGATCGGTTCCCGTGGAAGGTACTCACCTACGATGGGATCGCAGAACGCCACTACTCGCTCGCAAAGCCCCAAAATCGGGGCTTTTTGGCGCAGATCACTCAGAACGACGTCGAACGGATCGCTCGGTACATGTTCGACGACGCGCGATACGCTTCCATCGAGGAAGCACTTGAGAACGTGGATTACCGCGCCGGTTGGAACCGAATGTACGAGATCCGCGAGAGCCACAACGACGTGACGTTTCTCGATGAGTTCCTCACACAGGAGTTCGTCGAGGAACACGGCTACTTCACCTATGAGTACATGGAAACCACGGAAGATTACCGCGTGACCAGCACCGACGTCGAGGACGTGAAGAAAAAGCTCATGCTCCAGTTCTCGAACTTCGGCAAACCCACCGTCGTCGTCGAAGACGGTAACTACAACAACCGAAACGAACTGTTGCTCTCCCACCAGTACAACGGAGTTATGCTCGACGTCGAACAGGCCCATCAGGTCCTCAAACGCGTGTTCAAACTGTGGGGACACCCCGTGAACCTGAAAACCATCGTCAAGGAACTCTCCGAAAACGACATCGAGGTGGCCCGGCGGCGCGACAGCGAACCCACTCCAGAGGAAACCGGAAAACTCCTCCGGTACGACGGGGAGAACCTTTCGATCACGGATCTACCGTGGAAGGAGGTCGAACACCTCGCCGCCACCGACGTGGATTACGACACCAAACCCGACGAGTGGCTGGCGTGA
- the ndk gene encoding nucleoside-diphosphate kinase produces MTEERTFVMAKPDAVQRGLIGEIVSRLEDRGLKLVGGKFMQIDDELAREHYAEHVDKPFFDGLTSFITSGPVFAMVWEGEDAIRQVRQMMGATDPAEAAPGTIRGDYALDLGRNVIHGSDHEDPGSNEREIDLFFDPDELIDYERIDEGWLYE; encoded by the coding sequence ATGACCGAGGAACGCACGTTCGTGATGGCAAAGCCCGACGCGGTGCAACGGGGATTGATCGGTGAGATCGTTTCCCGTCTCGAGGACCGGGGGCTGAAGCTCGTCGGCGGGAAGTTCATGCAGATCGATGACGAGCTCGCTCGTGAACACTACGCCGAGCACGTCGACAAGCCGTTTTTCGACGGTCTGACGTCGTTTATCACGTCTGGACCCGTGTTTGCGATGGTGTGGGAAGGCGAGGACGCGATCCGGCAGGTCCGTCAGATGATGGGTGCAACCGACCCCGCCGAGGCTGCGCCCGGTACGATCCGTGGCGATTACGCGCTGGATCTCGGACGGAACGTCATCCACGGCTCGGATCACGAGGACCCGGGTTCGAACGAGCGCGAAATTGACCTCTTTTTCGATCCGGACGAACTCATCGACTACGAACGGATCGATGAGGGGTGGCTGTACGAATAG
- a CDS encoding 50S ribosomal protein L24e, producing MPTTRTCDFSGEEIEPGTGIMYVRNDGTVLHFKDSKCEKNYFMGRESRDLEWTEAGRPERDTEDDDVIADIDRDEATDTGVEGEPGAADQPNTETETSDSDEEMPEETE from the coding sequence ATGCCAACGACACGAACCTGCGATTTCAGCGGCGAGGAAATCGAACCCGGAACGGGCATCATGTACGTCCGCAACGACGGTACCGTTCTGCATTTCAAGGATTCGAAATGCGAGAAAAACTACTTCATGGGCCGCGAATCCCGTGATCTCGAATGGACGGAAGCGGGTCGTCCAGAGCGAGACACCGAGGATGACGACGTGATTGCCGATATCGACCGAGACGAAGCGACGGATACGGGTGTCGAGGGCGAACCGGGAGCCGCCGATCAGCCCAATACGGAAACCGAAACGTCAGATTCCGACGAGGAGATGCCGGAGGAGACCGAATGA
- a CDS encoding 30S ribosomal protein S28e has product MSAEDQEGATAAEVVEIVGKTGMHGEAMQVKCRILSGGNQGRIITRNVLGPVREGDVLQLRETAREADAIGGQ; this is encoded by the coding sequence ATGAGCGCGGAAGATCAGGAGGGTGCGACGGCCGCGGAAGTCGTCGAAATCGTTGGCAAGACCGGTATGCACGGCGAAGCCATGCAGGTCAAATGTCGCATTCTCTCCGGCGGCAACCAAGGTCGAATTATCACACGGAACGTTCTCGGGCCGGTACGCGAGGGCGATGTCCTACAGCTCCGTGAAACCGCCCGGGAAGCAGACGCCATCGGAGGCCAATAA
- the rpl7ae gene encoding 50S ribosomal protein L7Ae — MSVYVDFDVPADLAEDAIEALQVARDTGSVKKGTNETTKAIERTSAELVYIAEDVQPEEVVMHLPELCDEKDIPYVFVETQDDIGHAAGLEVGSAAAALVDAGEAESSVEDITNKLEDLR; from the coding sequence ATGTCAGTTTATGTAGATTTCGACGTTCCGGCCGATCTTGCTGAAGACGCCATCGAGGCGCTGCAGGTCGCCCGGGACACAGGCTCGGTGAAAAAAGGGACGAACGAGACGACGAAGGCGATCGAGCGCACCAGCGCGGAGTTGGTGTACATCGCCGAAGACGTACAGCCCGAGGAGGTCGTCATGCACCTTCCGGAGCTGTGTGACGAAAAGGACATCCCTTACGTCTTCGTCGAAACACAGGATGACATCGGTCACGCCGCCGGTCTCGAAGTCGGAAGCGCAGCTGCGGCGCTCGTTGACGCCGGAGAGGCCGAAAGCAGCGTTGAGGATATCACGAACAAACTCGAGGATCTCAGGTAA